From one Clostridium cylindrosporum DSM 605 genomic stretch:
- the pth gene encoding aminoacyl-tRNA hydrolase — MYLVVGLGNPGKEYENTRHNVGFEVIDYLSNKLGFDTSRERFGGNFGEYIYAGEKIIFLKPLTYMNLSGESLIEAASFYKIEAENIIVVYDDMAIETGKIRLRPSGSDGGHNGMKNIIAHLQSKEFKRIRVGIGKAPRSIVDYVLGKFTNEERKLIDKSVEAAGEGVMSIIQDGIQNAMNKYNTFNACQDSE, encoded by the coding sequence ATGTATCTTGTTGTAGGACTAGGTAACCCAGGAAAGGAATATGAAAATACTAGACATAATGTTGGGTTTGAGGTTATAGATTATTTATCAAATAAACTAGGCTTTGATACCTCTAGGGAAAGGTTTGGAGGAAATTTTGGAGAATATATATATGCTGGAGAAAAAATAATATTTTTGAAACCATTAACATATATGAACCTAAGTGGTGAATCACTAATTGAGGCAGCTTCATTTTATAAGATAGAAGCTGAGAATATTATTGTTGTGTATGACGATATGGCAATTGAAACCGGAAAAATAAGACTTAGACCATCAGGAAGTGATGGTGGACATAATGGTATGAAAAATATCATAGCACATCTTCAAAGTAAGGAGTTTAAAAGAATTAGGGTAGGAATTGGTAAGGCTCCTAGAAGTATTGTTGATTATGTACTTGGAAAATTTACAAATGAAGAAAGAAAATTAATTGATAAATCAGTTGAAGCAGCAGGAGAAGGGGTTATGTCGATTATTCAAGATGGAATACAAAACGCCATGAATAAGTATAATACCTTTAATGCGTGTCAAGACTCAGAATAG
- a CDS encoding response regulator transcription factor: MLDTKILLVDDDINICDLIELYFEKEGYKVYKAHNGRDAVEMFKDKNPDILILDIMMPEMDGYEVLKEIRKNSQTPVIMLTAKGETFDRVLGLELGADDYIVKPFDTKELVARVRAVLRRYKPQAQSRTIEFKDLSIDPDSYTVVYKGNPVEMPPKEFDLVHFLSSNSNKVFTRDQLLYKVWGYDYPGDSRTVDVHVKRIREKLKENEEWGIKTVWGVGYKFEVK; this comes from the coding sequence ATGCTAGATACTAAAATACTACTTGTTGATGATGATATTAATATTTGCGATCTTATAGAACTTTACTTTGAAAAGGAAGGGTATAAGGTTTATAAGGCTCATAATGGTCGTGATGCTGTTGAAATGTTTAAGGATAAGAATCCTGATATTTTAATTTTAGATATAATGATGCCTGAGATGGATGGTTATGAAGTTTTAAAGGAAATTAGAAAAAATTCACAAACCCCGGTTATTATGTTAACTGCAAAGGGAGAAACATTTGATAGGGTACTTGGACTTGAACTTGGTGCAGATGATTATATAGTAAAGCCATTTGATACTAAAGAGCTTGTTGCTAGAGTTCGTGCAGTTCTAAGACGTTATAAGCCACAGGCACAAAGTAGAACAATTGAGTTTAAGGATTTATCAATTGATCCTGACTCATATACAGTTGTATATAAGGGAAATCCAGTTGAAATGCCACCTAAGGAATTTGATCTTGTTCACTTTTTATCATCTAATTCTAATAAAGTATTTACAAGGGATCAGCTTCTTTATAAAGTTTGGGGGTATGACTACCCAGGTGATTCAAGAACTGTAGATGTTCACGTTAAAAGAATAAGAGAGAAGCTTAAGGAAAATGAAGAGTGGGGTATTAAAACAGTTTGGGGTGTAGGTTATAAATTTGAGGTGAAATAA
- a CDS encoding sensor histidine kinase, with translation MKKSLFSKLMSTYFIIIVISYILVSVFLSIWFYKYYYEEKKSNLLNEANHIKSLVIDCANREINRTDMQLQLLVIERLLNCEITVFDSYGYEIGKPLDYPESKNNISSKISKKDLLTVMDGKEIIKTGDFEDVFNSDVLTVGLPVKISDNVSYSVFMHSPFDEVERTIINVFCVIWVVAFFAIMISAFIVYYFSEKILIIPLSNINNTAKQIAKGEFNNRVDIVSNDEIGDLAVSFNYMADSLEDLENMRRSFIANVSHELRSPMTSINGFVEGMIDGTIPIEKWERYLKVVDGESKRLIRIINDLLDLARLESGEFSMRMGSFELNEFISDSIIKFEDRIYQKNINMNVILMKNGVTVKGDKDRLNQVLTNLVDNAIKFVPEGGTIEVSAVRREDRILVSVFNTGEPIPKEDIKYIWERFHKVDKARVRSGGGVGLGLSIARQILNQHNQTIWVESDPSGNTFRFTLGVLK, from the coding sequence ATGAAGAAAAGTCTTTTCTCAAAGCTTATGAGTACATACTTTATTATCATAGTTATTTCATATATTTTAGTTTCTGTATTTTTATCTATATGGTTTTATAAGTATTATTACGAGGAGAAAAAGTCTAATCTTTTGAATGAGGCTAATCATATAAAGAGTCTTGTTATTGATTGTGCAAATAGAGAAATAAATAGAACTGATATGCAGCTTCAGCTTCTTGTAATAGAAAGACTTCTAAACTGTGAGATTACTGTTTTTGATAGTTATGGTTATGAAATAGGAAAACCACTAGATTATCCAGAGAGTAAAAATAATATAAGTTCAAAAATTAGCAAAAAGGACTTATTAACTGTAATGGATGGAAAGGAAATAATTAAAACAGGAGATTTTGAGGATGTTTTTAATTCAGATGTTTTAACTGTAGGGCTTCCAGTTAAAATTAGTGATAATGTATCATACTCTGTATTTATGCATTCTCCATTTGATGAGGTTGAGAGGACAATTATAAATGTTTTTTGTGTAATATGGGTTGTAGCATTTTTTGCTATAATGATTTCAGCATTTATAGTATATTACTTTTCGGAGAAGATTCTTATTATACCTTTAAGTAATATAAATAACACGGCAAAGCAAATTGCTAAGGGAGAATTTAATAACAGGGTTGATATAGTTTCAAATGATGAAATAGGTGATCTTGCTGTTTCATTTAACTATATGGCAGATTCCCTTGAAGATTTAGAAAATATGAGAAGAAGTTTTATTGCTAATGTATCCCATGAACTAAGGTCACCAATGACATCAATTAATGGTTTTGTTGAAGGGATGATAGATGGAACCATTCCAATAGAAAAGTGGGAAAGGTATCTAAAGGTAGTTGATGGAGAAAGTAAAAGACTTATTAGAATTATAAATGACTTACTAGACCTTGCAAGGCTTGAGTCAGGTGAGTTTTCAATGAGAATGGGAAGTTTTGAACTAAATGAATTTATAAGCGATAGCATAATTAAATTTGAAGATAGGATATATCAAAAAAATATAAATATGAATGTAATACTGATGAAAAATGGTGTTACAGTAAAGGGAGACAAGGATAGGCTTAATCAGGTTTTAACGAATCTTGTTGATAATGCCATTAAGTTTGTTCCAGAGGGTGGAACAATTGAGGTAAGTGCTGTTCGAAGAGAGGATAGAATACTTGTTAGTGTATTTAATACAGGTGAGCCTATACCTAAGGAAGATATTAAATATATATGGGAGAGATTTCATAAGGTAGATAAAGCTAGAGTAAGGTCCGGCGGTGGTGTGGGACTTGGACTTTCTATAGCAAGACAGATATTAAATCAGCATAATCAAACTATTTGGGTGGAATCAGACCCTAGTGGGAATACATTTAGATTTACCCTAGGTGTTTTAAAATAA
- the gdhA gene encoding NADP-specific glutamate dehydrogenase gives MNVKEHVSEIFEKVVKRNPNESEFHQAVKEVLDSLIPVLEKNPEYVELGILDRIVEPERQIFFRVPWVDDNGKVQVNRGFRIQFNSAIGPYKGGLRFHPSVNASIIKFLGFEQIFKNSLTGLPIGGGKGGADFDPKGKSEGEIMRFCQSFMSELYRHIGQFTDVPAGDIGVGGREIGYMFGQYKKLANQYEAGVLTGKGLTYGGSLARKEATGYGLVYFVDAMLKDKGLSFDGKTVVISGSGNVAIYATEKAQSLGAKVVALSDSSGYIYDPNGINLDTVKKLKEVERKRISEYVKAHPSAEFVEGCGNIWNVKCDIALPCATQNELNEEAAKTLVANGVKAVGEGANMPSTLEATEVFIKNGVLFAPAKAANAGGVGTSALEMSQNSMRYSWTFEEVDEKLHTMMVDIYKNASSAAKEYGIEDNLVVGANIAGFVKVAESMKAHGVI, from the coding sequence ATGAACGTAAAAGAGCATGTAAGTGAAATTTTTGAAAAAGTTGTTAAAAGAAATCCTAATGAATCAGAATTCCATCAAGCAGTTAAGGAAGTTCTAGATTCACTAATTCCTGTTTTAGAAAAGAATCCTGAATATGTTGAACTTGGTATTCTTGACAGAATAGTTGAACCAGAAAGACAAATATTCTTTAGAGTACCTTGGGTTGACGATAATGGAAAGGTTCAAGTTAATAGAGGATTTAGAATCCAATTTAACAGTGCTATAGGACCATACAAGGGAGGACTAAGATTCCACCCATCAGTTAATGCAAGTATAATTAAGTTCCTAGGTTTTGAACAAATCTTTAAGAACTCACTAACTGGACTTCCAATAGGAGGAGGTAAAGGTGGTGCAGATTTCGATCCTAAGGGTAAATCAGAGGGAGAAATCATGAGATTCTGTCAAAGCTTTATGTCAGAACTTTACAGACATATTGGACAATTCACAGACGTTCCTGCTGGAGACATCGGAGTTGGAGGTCGTGAAATTGGGTATATGTTCGGTCAATACAAGAAACTAGCTAACCAATACGAAGCTGGTGTTCTTACTGGTAAGGGTCTAACTTATGGTGGATCACTTGCAAGAAAAGAAGCTACTGGATATGGTCTTGTATACTTTGTTGACGCTATGCTTAAGGATAAGGGTCTTTCATTTGATGGTAAGACAGTTGTTATCTCAGGTTCAGGAAACGTTGCAATTTATGCTACAGAAAAGGCTCAATCACTTGGAGCTAAGGTTGTTGCACTTTCAGATTCATCAGGATACATATATGATCCAAATGGAATCAACCTAGATACAGTTAAAAAGCTTAAGGAAGTTGAAAGAAAGAGAATATCAGAATATGTTAAGGCTCACCCATCAGCAGAATTTGTTGAAGGATGCGGTAACATCTGGAACGTTAAGTGTGATATCGCTCTTCCATGTGCAACTCAAAATGAACTTAATGAAGAGGCTGCAAAGACTCTTGTAGCAAATGGTGTTAAGGCTGTTGGAGAAGGTGCTAATATGCCATCAACTCTTGAAGCTACAGAAGTATTCATTAAAAATGGAGTACTATTTGCACCAGCTAAGGCTGCAAATGCAGGTGGAGTTGGTACATCAGCACTTGAAATGTCACAAAACAGCATGAGATACTCATGGACATTTGAAGAAGTAGACGAAAAGCTACACACAATGATGGTTGATATATACAAAAATGCAAGTTCAGCTGCTAAAGAATACGGTATTGAAGATAACCTAGTAGTAGGTGCTAATATCGCTGGATTCGTTAAGGTTGCTGAAAGCATGAAGGCACACGGAGTTATCTAA
- the mfd gene encoding transcription-repair coupling factor: MRLNIVPTILEGMNEYNTLKKSIASGEPCMVHGLSESQRALITCGIFKDTGGQVLLLTHNDMEAKKIYNDLRALIDNCYYMPSKEMVFNIDVSSFDIKCERLEVIRRVLEKENIVVVASVETIFYKMPPSELHTKYSFTIEKSREIDILSIMASLLNLGYERVESVEGKGQFAKRGGIIDLYPVNSSFPVRVEFFGDEVDTIRSFDSITQRSIEPIDAITIHPAKEIILTSEDIDRANNIVLNDLEKRTKSLKGKENVNNIKSRIKSNLERLSNLRSFEGMDSYIPYFYDTTESFLDYFDNKVIILDEVTKIIQKIDSVYYEFSESFKSLLEKGEVLPLQGEYIYSKEEILDSIKQSKFVPFNMLPRTIEEFEVVNSVQFNGISLNSVGGIEYILSEIREKLKRSYRIIIFSGSESRGKRLRDALVSEEIKAVYSEFVNSIDEGVVTITSGSLRKGMDFPSGKFLIISDKEVYKDTKPKRKFTKKEGKIQSFTDLKVGDFVVHINHGIGKFEGINELKVEGIKRDFLVLSYKGGDTLYVPVDQLDMVQKYIGSEEKIPKMNKLGGSEWAKTKGKVRESLKEMADELLKLYAERSTVKGYAFSEDTAWQGEFEEDFPYDETPDQLTAIEEIKKDMESDLPMDRLLCGDVGYGKTEVAMRAAFKAVMDQKQVAFLVPTTILAEQHYNNFKERFKDFPVNIDMISRFRTTTQQKETKKNINEGNVDIVIGTHRLLQKDIKYKDLGLLIIDEEQRFGVSHKEKIKALKKNVDVLTLTATPIPRTLHMSFIGARDMSVIETPPEERYPVQTYVLEYNDHIIADAISREISRGGQVYFVYNRVETMQEMYSYLKGILPDAEISMAHGKMSEKELEDVILSFMAGNSDILLCTTIIETGMDIQNANTLIVYDADRMGLSQLYQLRGRVGRSSKLAYAYLTYRKDKVLTEDSEKRLKAIKEFTEFGSGFKIAMRDLEIRGAGNLLGTQQHGHMASVGYDLYCKMLRDEVTNLKGEESREFVETSVEIPVNAYIPDSYIDNEVLKIEIYKKIASISSEEDKMEVQDELIDRFGDIPKSAENLIDIAYLKVIAKSIGVSLIKKVGKEVHINFTQGEYIMPEAIRKLTSEIEVIASYPDIKKPILALKFREVSEKGIIISIREVLQKLYDIYEASKTS, translated from the coding sequence TTGAGACTAAACATAGTTCCTACTATATTAGAAGGAATGAATGAGTATAATACCTTAAAGAAAAGCATAGCTAGTGGAGAGCCATGTATGGTACATGGACTTTCAGAGTCTCAAAGGGCACTTATAACATGTGGTATTTTTAAGGATACAGGAGGACAAGTGTTACTGCTAACCCATAATGACATGGAAGCAAAAAAGATATACAACGATTTAAGAGCCTTAATAGATAATTGTTACTATATGCCTTCAAAGGAAATGGTGTTTAATATAGATGTATCATCCTTTGACATAAAGTGTGAAAGACTAGAGGTTATAAGACGAGTACTTGAAAAAGAAAATATAGTAGTTGTAGCCTCTGTTGAAACTATATTTTATAAAATGCCTCCAAGTGAACTACACACAAAGTATTCCTTTACTATAGAAAAGTCTCGGGAAATAGATATATTATCTATTATGGCGAGTCTTTTAAATTTAGGATATGAAAGGGTAGAGTCTGTAGAAGGAAAGGGGCAGTTTGCAAAACGAGGTGGGATTATAGATCTTTATCCTGTGAACTCTTCTTTCCCTGTTAGAGTGGAGTTTTTTGGTGATGAAGTAGATACCATTAGAAGTTTTGACTCTATAACTCAAAGAAGTATAGAACCTATAGATGCTATAACAATTCACCCAGCAAAGGAAATAATACTTACTAGTGAGGACATAGATAGAGCTAATAATATTGTTTTAAATGATCTTGAAAAAAGAACTAAGTCTCTAAAGGGTAAGGAAAACGTAAATAATATAAAAAGTAGAATAAAATCTAATCTAGAAAGACTTAGTAACCTTAGAAGTTTTGAGGGAATGGATAGCTATATTCCTTATTTTTATGATACTACAGAAAGCTTTTTAGATTACTTTGATAATAAAGTTATTATTTTAGATGAAGTAACTAAGATAATTCAAAAAATAGATAGTGTATATTATGAATTTAGTGAAAGTTTCAAATCACTCCTTGAAAAAGGGGAGGTTCTTCCACTTCAAGGAGAGTATATTTACTCAAAGGAAGAAATTTTAGATAGTATTAAACAAAGCAAATTTGTACCATTTAATATGCTCCCAAGAACAATTGAAGAATTTGAAGTAGTAAATAGTGTTCAATTTAATGGAATTTCATTAAATTCAGTAGGTGGTATTGAGTACATACTATCTGAAATTAGGGAGAAACTTAAGAGAAGTTATAGGATAATAATTTTTTCAGGTAGCGAAAGTAGAGGGAAAAGACTTAGGGATGCTCTGGTTTCAGAAGAAATAAAAGCGGTTTATAGTGAATTTGTAAATTCTATTGATGAAGGTGTTGTGACTATAACATCAGGGTCCCTTAGAAAAGGGATGGATTTTCCATCAGGGAAGTTTCTGATTATTTCAGATAAAGAAGTTTATAAGGACACAAAACCAAAGAGAAAGTTCACGAAAAAAGAAGGTAAGATACAAAGTTTTACAGATCTTAAAGTAGGAGACTTTGTTGTACATATTAATCATGGAATAGGTAAGTTTGAAGGAATAAACGAACTTAAAGTTGAAGGGATTAAAAGAGATTTTCTTGTTCTTAGCTATAAGGGGGGAGACACCCTTTATGTTCCTGTTGACCAGCTTGATATGGTCCAAAAATATATAGGTTCAGAAGAAAAGATACCTAAGATGAATAAGCTTGGTGGATCTGAGTGGGCAAAAACAAAGGGTAAGGTTAGAGAATCATTAAAGGAAATGGCAGATGAGCTTCTAAAGCTATATGCAGAGAGAAGTACAGTTAAAGGATATGCTTTCTCTGAGGATACAGCATGGCAAGGGGAGTTTGAAGAGGATTTTCCATATGATGAAACTCCTGATCAATTAACTGCGATAGAAGAAATTAAAAAGGATATGGAATCAGACCTGCCTATGGATAGGCTTCTGTGTGGTGACGTTGGATACGGTAAAACAGAAGTTGCTATGAGAGCTGCATTTAAAGCGGTTATGGATCAAAAGCAGGTGGCTTTTTTAGTGCCAACAACAATCCTTGCAGAACAGCATTATAATAACTTTAAGGAAAGATTTAAGGATTTCCCTGTTAATATAGACATGATAAGTAGATTTAGAACTACTACTCAACAAAAAGAAACTAAGAAAAATATTAATGAGGGAAATGTTGATATAGTTATAGGTACACATAGATTACTTCAAAAGGATATAAAGTATAAGGACCTTGGACTACTTATAATAGATGAGGAGCAAAGATTTGGTGTAAGTCATAAGGAAAAGATTAAGGCACTTAAGAAAAATGTAGATGTACTGACATTAACAGCAACTCCAATTCCTAGAACCCTTCATATGTCATTTATTGGTGCCAGGGATATGAGTGTTATAGAAACTCCCCCTGAGGAGAGATATCCTGTTCAAACCTATGTACTTGAATATAATGACCATATAATAGCGGATGCTATAAGTAGGGAAATATCTAGAGGTGGACAGGTGTATTTTGTTTATAATAGAGTAGAAACAATGCAAGAGATGTATAGCTATCTAAAGGGAATACTTCCAGATGCTGAAATAAGCATGGCTCATGGAAAGATGTCTGAAAAAGAGCTTGAAGATGTTATACTTTCCTTTATGGCAGGTAATTCAGATATACTTTTATGTACAACTATAATAGAAACAGGTATGGATATACAAAATGCAAACACTCTTATTGTATATGATGCAGATAGAATGGGTCTATCCCAGTTATATCAATTACGTGGGAGAGTTGGAAGAAGTAGTAAACTTGCCTATGCATATCTAACATATAGAAAGGACAAAGTTCTAACTGAAGATTCAGAGAAGAGATTAAAGGCAATTAAGGAGTTTACAGAATTTGGCTCAGGGTTTAAAATAGCAATGAGAGATCTTGAAATAAGAGGAGCAGGAAACTTACTTGGAACACAACAGCATGGACATATGGCTTCAGTTGGTTATGATCTATATTGTAAGATGCTAAGGGATGAGGTAACTAATCTTAAGGGAGAAGAAAGCCGTGAATTTGTAGAAACATCAGTTGAGATTCCTGTAAATGCTTATATACCAGATAGCTATATTGATAATGAAGTACTTAAAATTGAAATTTATAAAAAGATAGCATCTATATCAAGTGAAGAGGATAAGATGGAAGTTCAAGATGAGCTTATAGATAGATTTGGAGATATTCCAAAGTCAGCTGAAAACTTAATAGACATAGCTTATTTAAAGGTTATAGCAAAGTCAATTGGAGTTAGTTTAATTAAAAAAGTAGGCAAAGAAGTACACATCAACTTCACACAGGGAGAGTATATTATGCCTGAGGCTATAAGAAAGTTAACTAGTGAAATAGAAGTAATAGCCTCTTATCCGGATATAAAGAAACCGATACTAGCACTTAAATTTAGGGAGGTTTCAGAAAAAGGCATTATAATTAGTATTAGAGAAGTTCTTCAAAAGCTTTATGATATATATGAGGCTTCAAAAACTTCATAA
- a CDS encoding S1C family serine protease translates to MTIKENENRDNNSTSWQSGIRYIEEKNQSKLLKIGIIVFLSVLSSLVGGFIGSQSVLTKYSHIINSYNEAPRRNEQVVATSLKGNITKVAQAVGPSIVGISKKHTNWMMEASGGSLGSGIIFDERGYIVTNQHIVDGLKDITVILSGEKRVDATIVGEDYKSDIAVLKIDVDNLKAADFGNSDLMKAGETVIGMGNPLGEEFAGSLTVGVISATNKLIKVDYRSFRIYQTDMAFTKGNSGGAVINDAGNVIGIINNKLSTSEGGSFFMPINDAKPIIDALVKHGKLETPFLGVRTILIDEERAKSYKVPTGLGVVEVVEGTTAEKFGIQRGDIILSIDDSRISKTTDIKDLLEEKKPGDKIKVRVYRDEKEMDINTTLIKRRNT, encoded by the coding sequence TTGACCATAAAAGAAAATGAAAATAGGGACAATAACTCTACAAGTTGGCAAAGTGGTATTAGATATATTGAAGAAAAAAACCAAAGTAAACTTTTGAAAATAGGTATAATAGTTTTTTTATCAGTTTTATCATCCTTAGTAGGAGGTTTTATAGGATCTCAATCTGTATTGACTAAGTATTCACATATAATAAATTCTTATAATGAGGCACCAAGAAGGAATGAACAAGTTGTAGCTACATCTTTAAAAGGAAATATAACAAAGGTTGCTCAGGCTGTTGGACCTTCAATAGTTGGAATAAGTAAAAAGCACACTAATTGGATGATGGAGGCCTCAGGAGGTAGTCTTGGTTCAGGTATTATCTTTGATGAAAGAGGTTACATAGTAACTAATCAGCATATTGTAGATGGATTAAAGGATATTACTGTGATTTTATCAGGAGAAAAAAGAGTTGATGCAACAATTGTTGGAGAAGATTATAAAAGTGATATAGCCGTATTAAAAATTGATGTAGATAACTTAAAGGCAGCGGATTTTGGAAACTCAGATCTTATGAAAGCTGGAGAAACAGTAATAGGAATGGGAAATCCTCTAGGAGAAGAATTTGCAGGTTCCTTAACAGTTGGAGTGATAAGTGCAACAAATAAGCTAATTAAAGTTGATTATAGATCTTTTAGAATATATCAAACAGATATGGCATTTACAAAGGGGAATAGTGGTGGTGCTGTTATTAATGATGCTGGAAATGTAATAGGAATCATAAATAATAAATTAAGTACATCGGAAGGTGGTTCTTTCTTTATGCCTATTAATGACGCAAAACCTATTATTGATGCTCTTGTAAAACATGGAAAACTTGAAACACCTTTTTTAGGAGTTAGAACTATACTAATAGATGAGGAAAGAGCTAAAAGCTATAAGGTACCAACTGGTCTTGGTGTAGTTGAAGTTGTTGAGGGTACAACAGCAGAAAAGTTTGGCATTCAAAGAGGAGATATAATACTTTCCATTGATGACAGTAGAATAAGTAAAACAACTGATATAAAAGATCTTTTAGAAGAAAAAAAGCCTGGGGATAAGATAAAAGTTAGAGTTTATAGAGACGAGAAAGAAATGGATATAAATACTACTTTAATTAAAAGAAGAAATACATAA
- the cls gene encoding cardiolipin synthase, which translates to MNTFAYITSPYFYIFNVIVLSVLILLERKRPEKTIAWIMIFVIFPPLGIILYIFLGRNWKKYKLKEEMSPHIKDLITRVIGRVDRDEYYSLITLLARNSESPLFVDNDITLFRDGTEKFETLKKELLKAKHHIHLEYYIVKHDNIGNEIKNILIKKASEGVKIRFIIDKVGSGSLSRRYKNDLKKAGIEVVEYSYFLAPLLRFINTQINYRNHRKIVVIDGTVGFLGGNNVGDEYLGKGELGYWRDSHIMIQGDFVLGLQGVFLDDYFTIKKANEEELLYESEFEKYFPKPKKAKNQIIQLVKSGPNSEFPSIMHAMLKMINMAEEHINIITPYFVPPEPIIEALKVAALSGIDVKILFPGQYDHFIVYFASRSYLAELIKCGVKVYLYNPKAFVHAKVISVDGKISTLGTANIDMRSFDLNYEINAVIYDDDLTEEIDNMFIEDLKYSKELTLEEYEKTPIVIKFLEAFTRLFSSLL; encoded by the coding sequence TTGAATACATTTGCATATATTACGTCACCTTACTTTTACATATTTAATGTCATTGTACTTTCTGTTCTCATATTACTTGAAAGAAAACGCCCAGAAAAAACTATAGCATGGATTATGATTTTTGTTATTTTCCCACCTCTTGGGATAATACTTTATATATTCCTAGGCCGTAACTGGAAAAAGTATAAACTTAAAGAGGAAATGTCACCTCATATTAAAGACTTAATTACTAGAGTTATCGGAAGAGTTGATAGAGACGAATACTATTCTTTAATAACTTTACTTGCCAGAAATAGTGAGTCTCCTTTATTTGTTGATAATGACATTACACTTTTTAGAGATGGAACAGAAAAATTTGAAACCTTAAAAAAAGAGCTTTTAAAGGCTAAACACCATATACACCTAGAATATTATATTGTAAAACATGATAATATAGGTAATGAGATTAAAAATATTCTTATTAAAAAGGCTAGTGAAGGTGTAAAGATACGCTTTATAATTGATAAAGTAGGCTCTGGAAGCCTTTCTAGACGATATAAAAATGATTTAAAAAAAGCTGGAATTGAAGTAGTTGAATACTCTTACTTCCTTGCACCACTTCTTAGGTTTATTAATACACAAATCAACTATAGAAATCATAGAAAAATTGTTGTAATAGATGGAACAGTTGGATTCCTAGGTGGAAATAATGTAGGTGATGAGTACTTAGGAAAAGGAGAGCTTGGTTATTGGAGAGATAGTCATATTATGATTCAAGGAGATTTTGTTCTTGGACTTCAAGGGGTTTTTCTTGATGATTATTTTACTATTAAAAAGGCAAATGAAGAGGAGCTCCTCTACGAAAGTGAATTTGAAAAATACTTTCCAAAACCTAAAAAGGCTAAAAATCAAATCATTCAACTTGTAAAAAGTGGTCCGAATTCTGAATTTCCAAGTATAATGCATGCAATGCTTAAAATGATTAATATGGCTGAGGAGCACATTAATATTATTACACCATACTTTGTTCCTCCAGAGCCTATTATTGAAGCCTTAAAGGTTGCTGCACTTTCAGGCATAGACGTTAAAATATTATTTCCTGGACAGTATGATCATTTTATTGTTTATTTTGCTTCAAGGTCATATCTTGCTGAACTTATAAAATGCGGAGTTAAGGTTTATCTATACAATCCAAAGGCATTTGTTCATGCTAAGGTTATATCAGTCGATGGAAAAATTAGTACCCTTGGAACAGCAAACATAGATATGAGAAGCTTTGACTTAAATTATGAAATAAATGCTGTTATATATGATGATGACTTAACTGAAGAGATAGATAATATGTTTATCGAAGACCTTAAGTATAGTAAAGAATTAACCTTAGAGGAATACGAAAAAACACCTATTGTTATTAAATTTCTCGAGGCATTTACAAGACTTTTCTCTTCACTACTATAG
- a CDS encoding DedA family protein, which translates to MESSLFSGVFEYLVNLISSVGYLGVFAATSLEYACFPLPSEIILPFIGYLASIKSIGLIGGIIVSSIAGIVGSLVCYFIGYFGGKPVLDFIGDKFKSSKKPIRSARNWFDRYDKMSVLLARLLPLARTYISIPAGISKMNLFIFIFYSSIGIIIWNTALISLGYYLRSNWKMVEYFIEEYTIAAGIIVLLGAFSVIYLKIKRKKTSKSKMTKKL; encoded by the coding sequence ATGGAATCTAGTTTATTTAGCGGAGTATTTGAATATCTAGTAAATCTAATTTCAAGCGTAGGATACCTTGGAGTCTTTGCTGCTACTTCACTTGAATACGCTTGCTTTCCACTTCCTAGTGAAATAATACTTCCCTTTATAGGATATTTAGCAAGTATAAAAAGTATAGGACTGATTGGAGGAATAATAGTTTCTTCAATAGCAGGTATAGTAGGCTCTTTAGTATGCTACTTTATAGGCTACTTTGGTGGAAAGCCTGTACTTGACTTTATAGGAGATAAATTCAAAAGCTCGAAAAAGCCTATTAGGTCCGCAAGAAATTGGTTTGATAGATATGATAAGATGTCTGTACTTTTAGCAAGACTTCTTCCACTTGCAAGAACCTATATATCAATACCAGCAGGTATATCTAAAATGAATCTATTTATATTTATTTTTTATTCTTCTATAGGTATAATCATATGGAATACTGCATTGATTTCCCTTGGATATTATCTAAGATCAAATTGGAAAATGGTTGAGTATTTTATTGAGGAATATACAATAGCTGCTGGAATTATTGTGCTTCTCGGAGCTTTTAGTGTTATTTATCTTAAAATAAAAAGAAAAAAAACATCAAAATCAAAAATGACTAAGAAGCTATAA